CTTCAGGGAAGGTCACCTTTGACGAAGATTTATACTTTTCGGTGAGGGCTGACTCCTTTTATATCGACAAAGAGAGTGGGGGAATTGATACCATTCCCTGGACGTTGGCAAAGCCCCTAAAAGGCATCAATACAGATGAGTTTAACGAAGGGTCAGCAGTGATGAGCCCAGATGGAAAAACGGTGTTTTTTGTACGTTGTGAAAGTCCGGATGGCTATGGCAATTGCGATATTTTTATGGCAGAAAAACTGGAAGATGGTTCCTATGGCAATATTCAAAACCTAGGCCCTCAGATTAACAGTATTAGCTGGGACTCTCACCCGGCATTGTCACACTCTGGCGATACCTTGTTTTTTGCTTCTGATCGTATAGGGGGCTTTGGCATGTCTGACCTGTACTTTACCTGTAAACGGGGCGATGGTACCTGGGCACCTGCCCAAAATATGGGACCTAATATTAACACTCGCCAAAGTGAAGTAAGTCCATTTTTTCACCCTAGTTTCGATATACTCTATTTTAGTTCTAATGGGCAAATGGTGAACTTTGGTAACTTTGATATATATAAAACTTACAAAATGTATGGGCGATGGACAGAACCACGCAATGTAGGACCATTGGTCAATCATGACCAAAATGAATATTACTTTGCGATTGACCCTAAGTCTGCCTTTATGTTTTTTGCCAAAGCTGATACTATTTTACGCTGGGACCACCTTAAACGGGATTCGGTCAAGGTAGAAGATCTCAATATACACTCTTACCCATTGCCTATGGAGGCACATCCCAACGCTACTATTAGGCTTTCGGGCAGTGTAAAAGACTCTATTTCGGGCAAGGCTTTTTCAGGGATTGTATCTATCATTGATCTGGACAATGGGATAGAAATTGCGCCCAAACGCTTACGTCCTGATGGTTCTTATGATTTTGAATTGATTAAAAATAACAATTACCTGGTAGTGATTACTGGAGAAGATTTTTATCGAATAGAAAAAGAGTTTTTGCTCCGTGGTGATACTGCCATCAAAATATCTACGCCATCTATTAAGTTCCGAAAGTGGAAGTTTACCTCTATTGAGTTTAAAGAAGGAAAAGCAGATGTAATTCCTGATATGGAGGCAGACCTGGACAAATTAGTTATATTACTTGCCGATCACCCCAAGTTAGGTCTTAAGATATCGGGGCACACCGATTCGTCCGGAGACTCTGATGCTAACCTGAAACTATCGCAAAACCGGGCAGATGCGATAAAAAAGTACATAGTGGATAAAGGTAAGTTTGACCCCAAACGAGTCACTGCCATTGGCTATGGTGACACGGTACCTATTATCAAAAGTGAAAAAACCGACGAAGATAAAAAGATAAACCGCAGGGTAGAATTTGAAATTATTACTATAGAGTAACCCCCACATTTTTTAATAATTAGTTCAACTCTTAATATTTGGGATTTACCTAAGATTAGGTTAACTTTTTGTGCATTTTATGCATGAACCAGATGTATATTGAACCTAAGTTGAATTGATTATGAAACAACATTTATTTCTTACTTTTCTTGTCGCGTTATTATTCCAATCGTCTTTGTTTGCCAAAAACCTGGAAGCAATAGCGGTACACCCCAAAGGACAATATTTGGTGACCGGAGGTGAAAACCGAACCTTGTATATAATAAATACAAGTAGCTTAAAGGTGACTAAACGCGTATGGACACACGCCAGAATCAAGCGCCTTGTGTTTAACACAAAAGGCAATCGGCTGATGGTGGTGACCGACGAAAGAGCATTGGTGTGGTATGACACCAAAACCTGGCAGCCTGTACATAAAATAGAGAAAAACGTGTACCGATTGACAGTAGCAGCTCCCCTTGCCAATGTAGCAGTATATCAGGTGCGAAACTTTAGTTTGCCGTCATTTAATCTGGTATCGTTGGACGATGGTAAGGTATTGAAAACTATAGAGCTCAAAGAAAAAATACGAATTTCAAGCTTGGGTTTAAATGCGGAGGGTTCTAAACTGGCGTTATTGACTGCCTCAAGCAAGGATGAATCTGAACCAAAAGAACGTACTCCAAGAGACCTCAAAGGCAAAGAGCGTTATTTGTTTACTCAAAAACATGATGGGCGTAAAACCCAATTGATAGTATACAATATAAAGAGTGGTCAACAGGAGAGAAGCCATACATTGTGGTACAGACCCTTTGGTTCGTCAGGCGAGTTATTCATAGGCGATAAAGACGAAGTATATATTACGAGTTATGCCAATGGACACTTGAAAGTGAGCAAAGATGGTTCGGCAGAGTTTTTTATGTTGCCTAATAGCTATTGTTATGGTAAAGGTTTTAGTGATGATGGAAAAATGTTGGCAGTGGGAGGACTAAGAAAAGGGACAGTGATTCAGCTAAGTTCAATGAAAAGCGTGTTTTTTGAACTTGATAACTTGCCTGGTTTTCCAGAATACTTCTCTGAACTAACAGTGGCCAAGAATGGAAAAGCTTATGCTGTAACTGATGCTTTTCGGGTGATAGAAATAGACAAAAGTGGGAAGGTAAGGGCAGCTCCTGTATACTAAGTATCAGCTTTAGACTGCATAAAAGCCCCTTAACATAGCCAATGTTAAGGGGCTTTTTGATATTGATACCAGGAAAACATATTTTTGAGTTTCTGAAACAAAATTATTTATGATGAGAAAATGGATACTATTAGTTTGTATGGCCATGTTGGCGGGAGTGGCAAAAACTTCTGCTCAACAAGCCCCCGTAGTAGATAAAGATTTTGGTAAGTTTTGGAAGACCTTGCGTACAGCAGTGGTTGGGAAAAACAGGCATGAAGTAATGAAAATGACTCATTTTCCAGTAGAAAACCTGATATGCCATGACATAGAAGCCAAAACTGACGAGGAGTTGCCTAAGTGCTCAAAAGAGAAGTTTAAAAGTTGTTATTACAAAATTTTTTCACGCTGTTTGCGTAAGCAGTTTATCAAAAACCGATTTCCTACCAAGGTAACCCAAGACAAAAAAGGGTACTATAGGTTCAAGGTTTACATGAAATACCGTGTATATGGTAAGCGACAAGGAGAGGGAACCGTTACGTTGGTTTTTAGTAAGATAGGTGGCACCTTCAAAATTATTCGTATTGTATGTGCCGGAATTTGCGGGGGCGATTGCTAATACTCAAGTAAAAAAACTCCTGAAGCATAGCCTCAGGAGTTTAGTCAGCGTATTATTTCACAAATGCTTAACCTTAAAATTTATCACACATTTTACATTACAAAATTTTTACACCTGTTTATTAAATTATTAAGTATCAATACAGCACTAGTGCTCTAGCTTCTAAGTAGGCGCGTAACTACTATATTATAAATGAGTTATCCTTACTTGTAGCACCGATATACATCGGTATCTAAGGACTTATAGCCAATTACACCAATATGCATTAGCATCCTTGCTGCTACTTAAAATCTTTTATTTCTTCTTTTTTCCGCTCAAATCAAATGTAAGCGAAAAACGTAAAGTTTCAGCCAAGGGGTTGGCTTGGTCGGTGGCAAGCAAATAAGCCACATCTAAACCAAATTGAGTATACTTTACCCCAGCTCCTACCGAAAAATACTTACGATTTCCTTTATCTGCACTTTCGCTAAAATAGCCAGCACGAGCGGCAAAAGCATTGCGGTACCAGTATTCTACTCCAGTAGACCAAATCACTTCTTTTAACTCTTCTGAAAATCCGTCAGGCGCATCGCCAAATGAGCCAAACATTCCATTTAATAAAGTCTTGTCGCGAGGGCTGGTACCTTTGATAATATTGCCTTGAGCATCAGTTTGAGGAGGGGTAGGCACCATTAGTTTGTTGAAATCGACAGCCCAGGTAATTTTTTGGTGTTCGTCAATGTCTACTGTGAAGGCTGTTCCAAAACGTAAATTGGTAGGAATAAAGTCGCGGTTGTTTTGATCGGTATAACTTACCTTAGGACCTATGTTAGAGATGTTTGCCCCTAAATTCCATTTAACTTCTTTGCCTGCAATGTAGATGGGCTTGGTGTAAAACACTGCAATGTCGGCAGCTACAGTATTTACCGGTTTACTTACTTCTTGGTTGCTTAGAGTGATGCCCCCTGTGACATTAGAGTGGATATAACGCCCTGAAACTGCTACGCCTAAATTTTCTGACAACTTACGTGAATAGGTCAAAGTAGCAGCAAACTCGCGTGGTACAAAGTTACCCGTAATATTTCCTTCGGTATTGGTAAAAGTAATATCACCCAGGTTAAAATAACGGACACCTAAACCAACGGCTTGTTTATCGTCGAGCTTGTAGTGCCCTGCCAAATAAGATATAGACATATCATTTACCAACTTACTAAGCCACGGAGTGAATGAAAGGGAGGCGCCAATTTTTGAATCATTAAAAGCTAATTTGGCTGGGTTCCAATATATATCGTTAGACGTAGGCGAAGTAGCTACCCCTACATCTCCCAGGCCAGCTGCACGGGCATCAGGGGTAATGCTTAAAAACGATAATGTAGTAGATACTGGGCGACTGTTAGACGATTGTCCCTGCAAACTTTGTGTGAATCCCAGTTGGGTAAACGCGGTGAGTAAAATGGTGAAGATAAAAACGGTTATTTTTTTCATTGCTCTAGTGTTTGTAAAATAATAATAAGTGTAACTGCTTATAACTTTATGAAAGCAGGCAGCGTATAAGTGGCTGGTTTCTGATTGGGTAATACTGGAAATGTGAGAAAAAAATGGAGAAACCCAAGCTCATAAAGTCATAATGCTTGTGGTAAATTACTTGTTTTTATGTGTAATAATCTTATTATCAGTGGTTTATAAATTTATTTTTAATTATAGTGTTTTTTGAAAAAACATCGAGTAATCTTAAACCTCAGAAGAGAGAGCGAGTACAAGCTTGCTTGCATAACTTTGCCTTTGGCAACAAACAAACATTATCAATGTTTTGATTTGGTGGTGAATAGTAATAGATTGGATAAGATACCTACCTGGGGTAGAAGTAAGCAATGTTTTAATATATACACTAATACATGAAAACAGTTATAGGGCGATACGATAAAGCTGACTTTCCGGAGTTAATGCTTGAGAACTTGAGTGTAAAAACAGATACAGGAGCTTATACTTCCAGCATTCACTGTCATGACATTCAGGAAATAGAAGCAGAAGGGGAGGCTTATATTGAATTCTACTTATTAGACCCATCTCATCCTAAGTATGTACATAAAAAGTTTAAGACCAAACAGTATGAGAGAAAGGTAATTAAGAGCTCTTTTGGAGAATCAGAGGAGCGTTATATTATTTCTACAATCATCATCATGTTTGGGCAAGAGCATCCTGTAGAGCTTTCACTGAGCGAGCGTAGTAATATGAAGTATCCGGTTTTGTTAGGGAGAAAATTCCTTAATAAAAAATTTGTGGTAGATACCTCGGTGAAAAACGTATCCTTTCGACAAAAGCAACAAACCGCCAAGAAAAAGGAATGAGTAAACGTATGTTTAAAGTTTGTCTTTGGGAGTAAAAATAGTGAGATTAGCCTCTAAATTATGGTTTTAAACATATCCTAAAGGATATTAAGCCTTTTATATAAGACAGCAAGCAAAAGAGACCTATGAAATTAGTAATATTATCACGAAACCCAAAGTTGTATTCTACCCAAAGACTGGTAGAGGCTGGCGAAAAACGGGGGCATGAAGTACTGGTGGTAGATCATTTGAAATGCATTATCGAGATAGAAAAAAAGAACCCTAAAATATTTTACAAAGGGGCTTATCTGGATGATATAGACGCAGTTATTCCACGGATAGGAGCTTCTGTTACTTTTTATGGCACCTCAGTGGTACGCCAGTTTGAAATGATGAAAGTGTTTACTGCAGTAGAATCGCAGGCGTTGGTGCGCTCAAGAGATAAACTGCGCAGCCTACAGGTGCTCGCAAGAGCAGGCGTAGGGCTACCCAGAACAGTATTTACAAACTACACCAAAGATGTACACCACGTGATAGAGTCGGTAGGGGGAGCACCTTTGGTATTGAAACTCTTGGAAGGTACTCAAGGCTTGGGAGTAGTACTTGCCGAAACCAAGAATGCAGCAACCTCGGTAATAGAAGCTTTCAATGGTTTGAAAGCAAGAGTGATAGCTCAGGAGTTTATCAAAGAAGCCGGAGGTGCCGATATTCGCGCTTTTGTGGTAGACGGTGTGGTGGTAGGCGCCATGCGACGACAAGGTAAAGAAGGCGAGTTCCGTTCAAATCTGCA
This sequence is a window from Microscilla marina ATCC 23134. Protein-coding genes within it:
- a CDS encoding WD40 repeat domain-containing protein; this encodes MKQHLFLTFLVALLFQSSLFAKNLEAIAVHPKGQYLVTGGENRTLYIINTSSLKVTKRVWTHARIKRLVFNTKGNRLMVVTDERALVWYDTKTWQPVHKIEKNVYRLTVAAPLANVAVYQVRNFSLPSFNLVSLDDGKVLKTIELKEKIRISSLGLNAEGSKLALLTASSKDESEPKERTPRDLKGKERYLFTQKHDGRKTQLIVYNIKSGQQERSHTLWYRPFGSSGELFIGDKDEVYITSYANGHLKVSKDGSAEFFMLPNSYCYGKGFSDDGKMLAVGGLRKGTVIQLSSMKSVFFELDNLPGFPEYFSELTVAKNGKAYAVTDAFRVIEIDKSGKVRAAPVY
- a CDS encoding ATP-dependent zinc protease family protein, translating into MKTVIGRYDKADFPELMLENLSVKTDTGAYTSSIHCHDIQEIEAEGEAYIEFYLLDPSHPKYVHKKFKTKQYERKVIKSSFGESEERYIISTIIIMFGQEHPVELSLSERSNMKYPVLLGRKFLNKKFVVDTSVKNVSFRQKQQTAKKKE
- a CDS encoding OmpA family protein; protein product: MSYFSINHFKFKNVNRVPYYYDKDKLLKIKKLYKRKNWRKMYTALKAYVLQFGVKNFYKDTYLLWRLGKLSEQLGHIEEAKSLYRLVLKHHHSARKKEIRLYYDSLNTLDKDYYLPIEYYKNLVGVPNKFVDTMDVANANTTKMNDSINSPYSDYGPSITKKGKKSMMVFTSKRKRKEFSSGKVTFDEDLYFSVRADSFYIDKESGGIDTIPWTLAKPLKGINTDEFNEGSAVMSPDGKTVFFVRCESPDGYGNCDIFMAEKLEDGSYGNIQNLGPQINSISWDSHPALSHSGDTLFFASDRIGGFGMSDLYFTCKRGDGTWAPAQNMGPNINTRQSEVSPFFHPSFDILYFSSNGQMVNFGNFDIYKTYKMYGRWTEPRNVGPLVNHDQNEYYFAIDPKSAFMFFAKADTILRWDHLKRDSVKVEDLNIHSYPLPMEAHPNATIRLSGSVKDSISGKAFSGIVSIIDLDNGIEIAPKRLRPDGSYDFELIKNNNYLVVITGEDFYRIEKEFLLRGDTAIKISTPSIKFRKWKFTSIEFKEGKADVIPDMEADLDKLVILLADHPKLGLKISGHTDSSGDSDANLKLSQNRADAIKKYIVDKGKFDPKRVTAIGYGDTVPIIKSEKTDEDKKINRRVEFEIITIE
- the rimK gene encoding 30S ribosomal protein S6--L-glutamate ligase; this encodes MKLVILSRNPKLYSTQRLVEAGEKRGHEVLVVDHLKCIIEIEKKNPKIFYKGAYLDDIDAVIPRIGASVTFYGTSVVRQFEMMKVFTAVESQALVRSRDKLRSLQVLARAGVGLPRTVFTNYTKDVHHVIESVGGAPLVLKLLEGTQGLGVVLAETKNAATSVIEAFNGLKARVIAQEFIKEAGGADIRAFVVDGVVVGAMRRQGKEGEFRSNLHRGGSATLIQLSDEEENTALKAAKAMGLGVAGVDMLQASSGPLVLEVNSSPGLEGIEEATGKDVAKEIIRYIERNV
- the porV gene encoding type IX secretion system outer membrane channel protein PorV codes for the protein MKKITVFIFTILLTAFTQLGFTQSLQGQSSNSRPVSTTLSFLSITPDARAAGLGDVGVATSPTSNDIYWNPAKLAFNDSKIGASLSFTPWLSKLVNDMSISYLAGHYKLDDKQAVGLGVRYFNLGDITFTNTEGNITGNFVPREFAATLTYSRKLSENLGVAVSGRYIHSNVTGGITLSNQEVSKPVNTVAADIAVFYTKPIYIAGKEVKWNLGANISNIGPKVSYTDQNNRDFIPTNLRFGTAFTVDIDEHQKITWAVDFNKLMVPTPPQTDAQGNIIKGTSPRDKTLLNGMFGSFGDAPDGFSEELKEVIWSTGVEYWYRNAFAARAGYFSESADKGNRKYFSVGAGVKYTQFGLDVAYLLATDQANPLAETLRFSLTFDLSGKKKK